One Hordeum vulgare subsp. vulgare chromosome 4H, MorexV3_pseudomolecules_assembly, whole genome shotgun sequence DNA window includes the following coding sequences:
- the LOC123449707 gene encoding uncharacterized protein LOC123449707 — protein MAGGDSLGCCGGLLRGFCGLAQVFLPPHGRPSAGILANKPDDLCSTSSQAGRTGPPRDVEISPGSSGVARELRFYNREDELSPVARNPPAAAGDLCSSSFSQLWRTGSPRDVEVSSDMEESPRVDRELLFDDQEEDLSPVSRNSPAMAGDLCSRSSMVGLTSWDMEMIMAETEYSVPVARELRFAGQEEGLPPLARDSPAEAPPQPKDMAGGVEDEDDDDDDCVILDSDPFSAVTVNDEKDGGSDEELQIVAEKGKVACRDFPHSRHLCSNMPFGTTSHEKHCAMCYCFVCDVPAPCGYWGNGLLVGDHCHATDKETKWNILRQEFRCKDLPAPHREAETAVHPTMTPLDRLCLFLGNQIPLQNVVTQNQHTHASVRASTNVESREGSGTSSVHTAQVARPLALTVTAPRASSATEVGRSGTSNAHSAQATCLVQPTLSGSRPHPVAGAGRGTGSTHTALITHPAEPTVSAARAHSAARTGRGTNNAHTAQIIRPVEPTVSATRAYPTGRTEKGTNNAHTAQITRPVEQTVSAPRVYPAARASSNAHSAQVTSPATASGYPPEQDAREGATVYVRNLPYHLDNEGLKLNFQHAGVVLFSKVIYDRETGRSRGFGYVIMNTVQEAEKAVRIYHGSEVHGRRLTVSIAAPRGGTRVGATRSQSGSPLRIFVCNLPSQVDNSRLEELFNKHGQVVDARVIYERREGASCSRGFGFVTMATDEESYKAIGALNKQVLEEHTLVVRVARERPDRVCPSLSNQIPPQDAVSQNQRTHTSDRALLNVAPTVSAPRAYPATSARSGTNNASTAQVTRRLDRTVSSPRPSEYRVPPPPPPPS, from the exons ATGGCGGGCGGCGACAGCTTGGGCTGCTGCGGCGGCCTTCTTCGTGGTTTCTGCGGCCTTGCTCAGGTCTTCCTGCCTCCTCATGGGCGTCCATCTGCTGGAATCCTCGCCAACAAGCCGGACGATCTGTGCTCGACTTCTTCTCAGGCTGGGAGGACGGGGCCGCCGCGGGATGTGGAGATCAGCCCCGGCTCTTCCGGAGTGGCGAGGGAGCTGCGTTTTTATAATCGGGAGGACGAATTGTCCCCCGTGGCCAGGAacccgccggcggcggcgggcgatCTGTGCTCGAGTTCTTTTTCTCAGCTTTGGAGGACGGGGTCGCCGCGGGATGTGGAGGTCAGCTCCGACATGGAGGAGTCTCCCCGAGTGGACAGGGAGCTGCTTTTTGATGATCAGGAGGAGGACTTGTCCCCCGTGTCGAGGAACTCGCCGGCGATGGCGGGCGATCTGTGCTCGCGTTCTTCTATGGTTGGGTTGACATCGTGGGATATGGAGATGATAATGGCCGAGACAGAGTACTCTGTCCCAGTGGCACGGGAGCTGCGTTTTGCTGGTCAGGAGGAGGGCTTGCCCCCACTGGCCAGGGATTCGCCGGCGGAGGCGCCACCGCAACCGAAAGACATGGCTGGTGGCGTtgaagacgaagacgacgacgacgatgactgtgTGATTTTAGACAGTGATCCTTTTAGCGCGGTCACCGTCAATGATGAGAAGGATGGCGGCTCGGATGAGGAATTGCAGATAGTCGCGGAGAAAGGCAAG GTAGCATGCAGGGACTTCCCTCACTCGCGCCATTTATGCTCCAATATGCCCTTCGGCACCACCTCTCACGAGAAGCATTGTGCCATG TGCTACTGTTTTGTGTGTGACGTCCCAGCTCCATGCGGTTACTGGGGTAACGGCCTCTTGGTTGGCGATCATTGTCATGCTACGGATAAGGAAACCAAATGGAATATACTGAGGCAGGAATTCAGGTGCAAAGACCTTCCAGCGCCTCATCGAGAAGCAGAAACTGCTGTCCACCCAACAATGACGCCACTCGAccgcctttgcctttttcttggcaATCAGATTCCTCTTCAGAATGTTGTGACCCAAAACCAACACACACATGCTTCAGTTAGAGCCTCGACGAATGTAGAGTCAAGAGAGGGAAGTGGCACAAGCAGTGTTCACACTGCTCAAGTTGCTCGCCCACTAGCGCTAACTGTCACTGCGCCAAGAGCATCCTCTGCAACAGAAGTTGGAAGAAGTGGTACAAGCAATGCCCACAGTGCTCAAGCTACTTGCCTAGTACAGCCAACTCTCAGTGGATCAAGGCCACACCCTGTGGCAGGAGCTGGAAGAGGTACAGGCAGCACTCACACAGCTCTAATTACTCATCCAGCAGAGCCAACTGTCAGTGCAGCAAGAGCACACTCTGCAGCAAGAACTGGAAGAGGTACAAACAATGCTCACACTGCTCAAATTATTCGCCCCGTGGAGCCAACTGTGAGTGCAACGAGAGCATACCCGACAGGAAGAACTGAAAAAGGTACAAACAATGCTCACACTGCTCAAATTACTCGCCCCGTGGAGCAAACTGTCAGTGCACCAAGAGTATACCCTGCGGCAAGAGCTTCAAGCAATGCTCATTCTGCTCAAGTTACTTCCCCCGCCACGGCCAGTGGCTACCCGCCGGAGCAGGATGCGCGGGAGGGGGCCACGGTGTATGTCAGGAACCTACCCTACCACCTTGACAATGAGGGACTCAAGCTGAACTTCCAGCATGCCGGGGTTGTCCTGTTCTCAAAG GTCATTTATGACAGAGAAACAGGCCGGAGCCGTGGATTTGGATATGTCATCATGAATACTGTTCAGGAGGCTGAGAAGGCTGTGAGAATCTACCATGGCTCT GAGGTGCATGGCAGGCGTCTGACTGTAAGTATCGCAGCTCCTAGAGGAGGCACCCGGGTGGGCGCCACTCGCAGTCAATCTGGTTCTCCACTCAGAATATTCGTATGCAATCTACCTAGTCAAGTGGACAACTCTCGGTTGGAGGAGCTGTTCAACAAGCATGGCCAAGTAGTTGATGCCAGAGTTATCTACGAGCGGCGAGAAGGCGCCTCGTGTTCGAGGGGATTTGGTTTTGTCACAATGGCAACGGACGAGGAATCGTACAAGGCGATAGGTGCCCTCAACAAGCAG GTTCTGGAGGAACATACCCTGGTGGTGAGGGTTGCAAGGGAACGGCCGGACAGAGTTTGCCCCTCTCTTAGCAACCAGATTCCTCCTCAGGACGCTGTCAGTCAAAACCAACGCACACATACGTCGGATAGAGCCTTGCTGAATGTAGCGCCAACGGTCAGTGCGCCAAGAGCATACCCTGCAACAAGTGCTAGAAGTGGTACAAACAATGCTTCCACTGCGCAAGTTACTCGCCGACTAGATCGAACTGTCAGTTCACCAAGGCCAAGTGAATacagggtgcccccccccccccccccccctagttgA
- the LOC123447228 gene encoding cortical cell-delineating protein-like, translated as MASKAATFVALSLLLSAVATHGCGPYCQPPVVVPTPPVVVPPPYHGGHVGQCSIDALKLRVCANVLGGLLDLKVGVPARDECCPLLQGLVDLDAAVCLCTAVRANVLGIHLDVHVDIRLLLDHCGKTCPSEFTCPAH; from the coding sequence ATGGCATCCAAAGCCGCTACCTTCGTGGCCCtgagcctcctcctctccgccgtcgCCACGCACGGCTGCGGACCCTATTGCCAGCCGCCAGTCGTCGTGCCGACGCCGCCCGTTGTCGTTCCGCCGCCGTACCACGGAGGCCACGTCGGGCAGTGCTCCATCGACGCGCTGAAGCTGAGGGTGTGCGCCAACGTTCTCGGCGGCCTGCTCGACCTCAAGGTCGGCGTTCCGGCGCGCGACGAGTGCTGCCCGCTGCTGCAGGGGTTGGTCGACCTTGATGCCGCCGTCTGCCTCTGCACCGCCGTCAGGGCCAACGTCCTCGGCATCCACCTCGACGTGCACGTGGACATCAGGCTCCTCCTCGACCACTGCGGCAAGACGTGCCCGTCCGAGTTCACTTGCCCAGCCCATTAA